Proteins co-encoded in one Brassica oleracea var. oleracea cultivar TO1000 chromosome C4, BOL, whole genome shotgun sequence genomic window:
- the LOC106341207 gene encoding trihelix transcription factor ASIL2: MSDPDSPPTHDPIPDRDQPEPASATDPKIPSVPKSSRRLPPPCWSLEETTALIDGYRDKWHALGRGNLKANHWEEVAEAVAAACPGVAPRKTAVQCRHKMEKLRQRYRAEIQRARSVPVARFVSSWVHYKRMEAMEITKPDGEENQFSGGGPTPRFFNRNGGGGGGGIRIRIPTGVSVAQPGPRIEPKSFAVSTNPRPGRVVGTGSSYGARVVGGDDDNRGGKRGCEMMMMCDDSIASAIKLLGDAMLRTEEKKMEMTREIEGMRMEMEMKRTKMVLESQQRIVEAFARTMSENLEEEEKKMKKARRVSSVE; encoded by the coding sequence ATGTCCGATCCGGATTCTCCGCCGACTCACGATCCAATTCCCGATCGGGATCAACCGGAACCGGCCTCCGCCACCGATCCGAAGATCCCCTCCGTCCCCAAGAGCTCCAGGCGGTTGCCTCCGCCGTGCTGGTCCCTCGAGGAGACGACCGCGCTCATCGACGGCTACCGCGACAAATGGCACGCTCTCGGCCGCGGGAACCTCAAGGCGAACCACTGGGAGGAGGTCGCGGAAGCGGTCGCCGCCGCGTGTCCCGGCGTGGCGCCGAGGAAGACCGCGGTTCAGTGTAGGCACAAGATGGAGAAGCTCCGGCAGAGGTACCGCGCCGAGATCCAGAGGGCGAGGTCTGTTCCCGTGGCGAGGTTCGTCTCCTCTTGGGTCCATTATAAGCGTATGGAAGCTATGGAGATTACTAAACCGGACGGCGAAGAGAATCAATTCAGCGGCGGAGGTCCGACGCCGAGGTTTTTTAACAGGAACGGTGGCGGCGGCGGCGGCGGGATCAGGATTCGGATACCGACGGGTGTGAGCGTTGCGCAGCCCGGGCCGAGGATCGAACCGAAAAGCTTCGCTGTTAGTACAAATCCAAGACCTGGTCGTGTTGTCGGAACAGGATCCAGTTACGGAGCTAGGGTTGTCGGAGGAGATGATGACAACAGAGGAGGGAAACGAGGGTGTGAGATGATGATGATGTGTGATGATTCAATTGCGAGTGCGATAAAGCTACTTGGAGATGCGATGTTGAGAACGGAGGAGAAGAAGATGGAGATGACGAGGGAGATAGAAGGGATGAGGATGGAGATGGAGATGAAGAGGACGAAGATGGTGTTGGAGTCGCAGCAACGGATTGTGGAGGCATTTGCTAGAACCATGTCGGAGAATTTGGAGGAGGAGGAGAAGAAGATGAAGAAAGCAAGAAGAGTGTCTTCAGTGGAGTAA